From the Nitrobacter hamburgensis X14 genome, one window contains:
- a CDS encoding GNAT family N-acetyltransferase: MSTADLPPVLAIAEKAHPAFPEDAEVFAERLRLYAAGCLVFHAGETIGGYVVSHPWRAMDPPALNSRLGMLPGDPETYYIHDIALLPELRGSGTAALAVALVRARASKEKLATVSLVAVNDSVDFWMRHGFRKITFDEIIDAPLARKLRGYSNAAAFMIRQL; the protein is encoded by the coding sequence ATGTCGACCGCCGACCTGCCGCCGGTACTGGCAATCGCGGAGAAAGCCCATCCAGCTTTTCCCGAGGATGCGGAGGTGTTCGCCGAGCGGCTCCGGCTCTATGCGGCCGGCTGCCTCGTCTTCCACGCGGGTGAGACTATTGGCGGCTATGTCGTCAGCCATCCGTGGCGGGCCATGGATCCTCCGGCGTTGAATTCACGGCTCGGCATGTTGCCCGGCGATCCGGAAACTTACTACATCCACGACATTGCATTGCTGCCCGAATTGCGCGGCAGCGGCACGGCGGCGCTGGCGGTCGCGCTGGTGCGGGCGCGAGCGAGCAAGGAAAAGCTCGCGACCGTTTCGCTGGTGGCAGTCAATGACTCCGTGGATTTCTGGATGCGACACGGCTTCCGCAAGATTACGTTCGACGAGATCATCGACGCTCCGCTCGCACGGAAGCTGCGCGGCTACAGCAACGCGGCGGCTTTCATGATCCGGCAGCTCTGA
- the purF gene encoding amidophosphoribosyltransferase: MDCPQSPSSDTPESEPDPDFGLDGDTLREECGVFGIFGHPDAAAITALGLHALQHRGQEAAGIVTFDGHRFHSERRLGLVGDTFSRREVIERLPGRAAIGHTRYSTTGGTILRNVQPLFAELNAGGFAVAHNGNLTNGLTLRRELVRNGALMQSTTDTEAILHLVAQSRRGRFIERYIEALRALEGAYALVSLTNKKLVGARDPRGIRPLVLGELDGCPILASETCALDIIGAKYVRDIEPGEVIVFNRKDEAIQTEIHKPFPPMPPRPCIFEYIYFSRPDSIVGGRSVYEVRKAFGAQLARESHAEVDVVVPVPDSGVPAALGYSQFSGVPYELGIIRNHYVGRTFIQPAQSVRELGVRMKHSANRAAIAGKRIVLIDDSLVRGTTSKKIVRMMRDAGATEVHFRLASPPIIHPDYYGIDLPDRSGLLAATHSLEQMRDIIGADSLAFLSIDGMYRAMGEPGRDAANPKYSDHCFTGAYPTTLTDHTDVEPQPHQLSLLAEAS, encoded by the coding sequence ATGGACTGTCCGCAGAGCCCTTCCAGCGACACGCCCGAGTCGGAACCCGACCCGGATTTCGGTCTCGACGGCGACACGCTTCGCGAGGAATGCGGCGTGTTCGGCATCTTCGGTCATCCCGACGCCGCCGCCATCACCGCGCTCGGCCTTCACGCTCTCCAGCATCGCGGCCAGGAAGCTGCCGGCATCGTGACCTTCGACGGCCACCGCTTCCACTCCGAACGCCGCCTCGGCCTCGTCGGCGACACCTTCTCCCGCCGCGAGGTGATCGAACGTCTCCCCGGCAGAGCGGCCATCGGCCACACCCGCTACTCCACCACCGGGGGCACCATCCTTCGCAACGTGCAGCCGCTGTTCGCCGAACTCAATGCCGGCGGCTTCGCCGTCGCCCACAACGGCAACCTCACCAACGGGCTGACGTTGCGCCGCGAACTGGTGCGCAACGGCGCCTTGATGCAATCGACCACCGACACCGAGGCGATCCTGCATCTGGTTGCGCAGTCCAGGCGCGGCCGTTTCATCGAGCGCTATATCGAGGCGCTCCGGGCCCTCGAGGGCGCCTACGCACTGGTATCGCTGACCAACAAGAAGCTGGTCGGCGCGCGCGATCCGCGCGGCATTCGCCCCCTCGTTCTTGGCGAACTCGACGGCTGCCCGATTCTCGCGTCGGAAACCTGCGCGCTCGACATCATCGGCGCGAAGTACGTCCGCGACATTGAACCCGGCGAAGTCATCGTGTTCAATCGCAAGGACGAGGCCATCCAGACCGAAATCCACAAGCCCTTTCCGCCGATGCCGCCGCGGCCCTGCATCTTCGAATACATCTATTTCTCCCGGCCGGATTCGATCGTCGGCGGCCGCTCGGTCTACGAAGTCCGCAAGGCGTTCGGCGCGCAACTGGCCCGCGAGAGTCACGCCGAGGTCGATGTCGTGGTACCGGTGCCTGATTCCGGCGTGCCTGCCGCCCTCGGCTACAGCCAGTTTTCCGGCGTGCCGTACGAACTCGGGATCATCAGAAACCACTATGTCGGCCGCACCTTCATCCAGCCGGCCCAAAGCGTCCGCGAACTCGGCGTGCGCATGAAGCATTCGGCCAACCGCGCCGCGATTGCGGGCAAACGCATCGTCCTGATCGACGACTCGCTGGTACGCGGCACCACCTCGAAGAAGATCGTGCGCATGATGCGCGACGCCGGCGCCACGGAGGTGCACTTCCGCCTCGCCTCGCCGCCGATCATCCATCCCGATTACTACGGCATCGACCTGCCGGACCGCAGCGGGCTATTGGCCGCGACCCATAGCCTGGAGCAGATGCGCGACATCATCGGCGCGGATTCACTGGCCTTCCTCTCGATCGACGGCATGTACCGCGCCATGGGCGAGCCCGGACGCGACGCCGCGAACCCGAAATATTCCGACCACTGCTTCACCGGCGCCTATCCGACCACCCTTACCGACCATACCGACGTCGAACCGCAGCCGCATCAGTTGTCGCTGCTCGCGGAAGCGAGCTGA